The window CATGTATGTAGTTGGTTTGCGGTCGCGTGCGCCAATGGACGTGCACCCCGGCCTGCCAAAATGGCATCTGGAGCCATGGGGGTTACGATGCTGGACCTTCACTACTGCAGAGCTGATGTCACCTTGCGGGAGCATGCATGTGCTCTTACCgcatagtttttttttctctgcgGCTCAGATGCTGCGCAAAGGACGGCTCTTGCATTTACCGAGATGATGCTTGATCAGCAGTAAATACCCCAATCTTTGCTGGCTTGCTCGACCACATCGCAGATCGGAAACTAGCCGGGCATCATGACGCTCTTTGTCTCTCATCCATGCATGTATGAATCAGGTCTTTTGGGAGTTGTCTCACCACCCAGCAGCCACCGCCGTGGTAGGAGTCGTGTAACAAACACCAGCATGTGTCCCATCATGGGCACACATCGACATGATATATCTGCTGCTACCCTCCACCAGCCTCCCCATTGTCGATCCCCCGGCTTACGGGTTTTGCCACTGCGTCACCTCTCAGCTCTCAGCTGTCTCGTGCCCAGACGTCAGATAATCCCCGAGACAGCTCTGGAGCCAAAGTAAATGCTGCTTAGCTGGCGCAGAGTGATATCATTTTGCCTACTCAATTGGCACCACTACTACATAGTAAAGTCCATCCAAAACAACATGACGGCGGTAGGAACAGGCCGCCTCATTACAGTGCTGCTCTCCATCTCGCGAAATTTCCCAGCCAATTCGTCTCCAACTCCAAGCCCCACCACTAAGTAACAAGCACGGCACAATTGCCATGTCGAGATCACCGCCTACGCTAGTCCCAAATTGGATTCTTTCAAACCCTCCACTTTTCcgatttttttcctcttccctttttttttctctctttctcatcATCACGCAACACACTCAACATGAGCACCTGATTCAGGTGTGAGGCCTTCTCGTCATAACAGATACGTCGCAGTTTGGGTTTTAACGTTGCTAGACGAAACATTTGCCGCTCGTTTGAGGGGAGCCATAGATTTATTCTCCGTGATGGCTCCCTATGGTTTATCGTGGCTACATGATTTGTTTTGGGAGATATAGCTTAAAGGCAACTAACGCTGCGCATTGCCCAGTATGCACAGTGCCAAGTTCCTATGTGATTATGTGATACGCTTCCTTATTCTATTGCTACTtatctacctagtagtaaGCGATTGTGGATGACTGCCGGCTCTACAAGATAACGCTGCCCAAAGCCTCTTGATATCTTGgctctcttcctcatctaGATTCGGGTGAAGGCAATCTACCCTAATCTTGGATTTCGATCAATGTCGTCAACTTCAACTAAGCGTACATTCAGCTTGATGTAAGACGTGCCAtttgaaatatataaacaattTTGTTATCCCAAATAGTACAGAAGCCCGAGAAAGGAGAAACGGCCAAGAGACTACAGCAAGTTTGCAGTTGTCAATTCAACGTGCCGAAGCGCTCCTCATCTtttttgctatatattatGTCACCCAAATCAGGCACACTGTGAAATGATGTCCGATGATATACATCCATGTTCATGATGTGCTGTTTTGTCGCACTTGTTGCGGTTGCAAAGGGGAAATGGTGGTTGACAAACCAACCACAAGGAGTAGTGTTCTGCAGCATTTCTTCCCGCACCAAGGGCATCTGGACCTCCTCTGATTCGCCGTCCAGCCACTGCCTCAACGCGTCCATGGAAAAATTGTCGGAAATCCAGGGGTCGACGCCGAGAATTCTTCGGTAAGTAAGCATCTCAGCTTGAGTGACTGCCCATATAAGCCCGAGCTGACGATTTCCACATGGGAAATTTGAATCATTGGAATGCTCTTCGAATAATTGAcattcgtcttcatcttcgtcatcatcttcgtcattggAAGCTCTATTTCGGTCCAAATTTTCCTCGCCATCAGTATCCAACCCAATGAGCTGGATATCGGAGCTAACATACTCGTTGATTTCAGAGTTTTGCGGGGGAGACTTGTTTATATGGTGAAGTTTGCCAGATTTAGCTAACCGAAAAATCCCAAGCATACAACTCCATGCTGTCCGACACTCTGGTCTCCAGAGATCGATAGTCTCGAGCGGAATGGTTTGCATAAATTCATCAGCGTCCATAGATGCATGACGGCATACATCAGCAGATGAATCTCCTAAGATATCATCGATTGATACTTGAGTTTTATCATGGATATTTGCTCCTAGTCTTAGTAGACACACAAGTACCGCGACAGCACCGAATAGAGTTTCTCCTTGGACGCCCGACGCTGCTAAATGGTAAGCCAGAACTACTACCAAGTGGAGGGTCCCAAGTGTTAGTTTTTTACCACAATTGCCGCAGAGCCGGACAAATAGCCCACTGGGGTGACGAATGTGAGGGTTATAGTTGCCGGGGAAAAAAATGGCTATGAGATTATGGCAAACCGCTTGAACGGAGCTATGGCAAAAGGGATGCTTCCAGCCAAACGGAATACGGTAGCTACCTCGTTGGAATAGCTGGCGAATTATTGGAGAATCTGCATCCCACCTGCCACACAcgtccttttcttctccaggaTACCTTTTCATATCGACAAAGCCAGAGCTGACATCCCTTGGCGCGACGTTGGTGTGAGAGCGTAGGAtggatattattaaacaatCAAATACAGTATGCCCCATACTGTCTTCGTTATTGCGAGCGATAGCATATCGGCCGCTGAAATGCCTTATGATTATAGCGAGTAGAGAGCAGCACGTATTGCCGCCGTCCAAGTAGGTGGCCGCGAGATGATAGGGGTAAATTTCCATGAAATACCTATTAAGGTCTTTCTCCTGCCGTGCTTTCCCAAGAATTGATTCTACGAGCTCCAAATTACccgccatgatggcgaaTTTGAAAGATTCTAGCTGTAGTGGTCTTGGGTCGTTGCTTATCGATTCGCTAATTAATGAACTGGAAATTGGCAAGTTGTCAGGAGACAAAGACGTGAAATCACTCTTAGTCAATGACTCATGCATCAAATGCGTAAGAGGCCGGTTTGCTTGGTGCCCTGATGGCCACGGCATCCATGAGTTCTGGTCGAAATTACTTGGTGGTTGATAATCCTCCCAAAGGCCCGGCACGGCATGTTCTTCAGTGACGTGGATAACCCATCGACAATATTGTTCGGGCTGAAGAAGTGCTCCATCATGAGATATTGAGGACAGTGGAGTAGGGCGGTCTGCCGGAGACACAGGCGTTAAACCAGAGTTCGCAAACGAAGTATCAGTCATGGCAGATACCATATCCTTCGTCCAAAATAAAGGGCCTCGCCCCCAGTATTTGGCCGTAACGAACGTATGAATCCAAAATTCGTGGAAATAGTTTGTCAAAgcactattataaattagtaCCGTTTTAGCAATACAAGAAAAATCACTCAAAGGAAGCCTACATCCGATCTTCTCTCTTGcagtttataaaaagttcCTGAAAACGTCCTTGCAAGAACAAGTTTGACTGATTATATGTCCATGTCTGTTGAACAAGTTGCGTAGATGGTGACGGAACGGCTGTTGGGGACACAGCGATAGCATCTCTTGGGCTTTTGATCGTTATATAACCTGGCGTATTAGATAGATCTCCAAATGGCGAGGGCTTATCTGCCTGTCGGACAATTGATTTGATAAGAGCAGCATAAGGAAGATTCCAAGCGCTCAGCCTAGCAAGAAGTTAGCGTACCAGTTACTGATGAACTTGGACCGACTATTAGAGGCTTACACTCCTGGCACCATTGGTTCCACCACGAAGCGGCGAATTTTATCTTGGAGATGTCTCTTAAGCTGTTTCGTGTCCAACGGCTTGCCTTCTTGAAGCGTTGCGTCTGAGGTGCTTGCTCCAGTGCGAGCCCGCTTACCAAGAGCAGTGGTGACATCGTCCTTCTCGCGATTCAGGATGCGCCTGCGCACCTTCCATTTTTCTCGGAGGTTATACTCGAGTTGGTTCACCCTGAAACGCAGAACAATCACATTAGTAAAAGTATACCGGACATACATACGAAGGCGAATGTCAGATGTGTTGAAAACGAACGCCAAATGAAAAGCATATTTATCTTTCATAAACTCAGTTATTTGGCGCTTTGTCATACGCTTTCCCCCGGGGCCGTAGTTTCCCATGTACAACTGAATAATAATCGGCTTGAACTTTTCTAGCCTCTCAGAATATTCCGAGCCAAGGAATTTTTCCTCATCAGAGCGAGGAAGCAAGTCGGCAAGATTCATGTTGAATGAAGCGCGTGCAATCGTTTGGCTAAAACAAAGGAAGCAATTTGCAGCGGTAATGCTCCAGGAGAAGCTCTGCACATGCCTGCGGATGAAGGGTTCAATGCTGTGATGGGCGGTGGGCTTATAGGCTGCGCTCGCCTCACTTTTAGAAAAAGTTTGGGGCTGATTCCATTCCTTCACACTGGACGAGCCTGACGGTGCGCGACGAAGATGCCCAAATAAGGCGTCCAGCCCCCACTGCCAGACTGCAATAGGAGTACCCGCAAGGCTAGTAGCTGTCCATTCATCTTTTGCAGCTAGGTTGCCTTACGCTCCTGACATGAGGCAACAGGTATATGTATTCAGCGGGTCTATACAGTAGGCGAAGCACCTTGAAGAGCCATAGTCCAAGAACCGACCCAGCCACAAACGCACAAAATCCTGTAAGAGCATCTAGGGGATGTGAAAAGGGGTAAAAATCCAACCTAAGTCACAGAAAACTTGGGCCTGATGTGCAACCAAGCTGTCTCTGGCTTGCTCTAATAGCTGTTTGATTATCGCGAACAGAAAAACCAGCAATATTAAACTCACCACTAGCCAGTGTTCACCGCTGCTCTGCAACTCCTCCGAAGCAACTACTGTCCTCGTCAGCTATCTACGCCCAATGAAGCCCAATCTCATGCTATTTGTGCCGCCCTGGTGCTACACACTGTGCTGTAGTACATACCCCTCTCATGTCTCAGCTGAATTAGGCATCCGTCGAGAAATTGCGTGGCATACGGGCGCGCGGCTGAGCTACCTCGGGACATGTATCTTTTTGTAAACGTGAAGCGATTAGCAATTCCGCTGCCTCTTCTAGCACAACGTTAGAGGTACAAAAGTTAAATGGAAATATTTTAGTGCTATAGATGTGCCTCGTAATTACATCTGGGGGCCTTGCCTATCAAGTActgtatttaaataaataggcAATTTTTTAGGTGTCATATGCTGTATCTACATGTAAGTATGTATTTAAAGGTAAGCGATAATGGTAGCAATAGTACATGTAGGATTTCACACTTGAATAGCCCAATAATATCTTGCTAGCGATGGGTAAAATCGATGCGCAGCGAGGTTGATAGGTGAATGATACACGTAAAACGATGATCGTAATGTAGTTCTTGCAAAcgtataaattctttttatatactattgtGCATTGTGATTATTTTGAAGGAATATGCTTATAATAGGAAAGTCACATACACTACTTCAAAGGGCAACGCAAACACACACTTGGCGAGTGTTGACAGATTTTGTGCAAACTTACGTGAATAGCGGTCTTCTGCACTTCCTCTGTCCAATGTTATTGCAAGGTAtaggtatttaatatagcCTAACTTATATTTACACATCTTGCTATTtgtatattaaagatatctTTTACTGTtgcatgtatatgtatatgttaGTATATGAAAACATACAGGTACCTCATCTTCCAATACACGTATTAGCAGCTATGCGACATATGGCAACACTTGATTTTTAGCTCCATATCCCGGCTGTCATGTCGTAGGTAATGGGCACGCAAGATGTGTCCGAGCGAATCGGCTTGCGCTGTCCCTAGCTGCACACCTTGATCCAATGTACAGCTACCTGCGTACAAAACCTCGCTAGCCAACCAGGATGGAGTTCCTGATCACTACAAAACCTCGCTAGCCAATCAGAATGCTGGGTCTTAGATAAAGTGGGATTTTAGCCCCATATACAGTACTTGGTTTGAATTGCTTCTTCAATACATTCAGACCATCCTGGAGGGGACCGCAAGACCATGAAAACCGACCCACCTACAGCCCCTGTTTTATCAGAACTTGGCTTTCATCTGCACCTGTTGACAGCAGgaactttttttccattcATTCGCCCCTGTGACTTATTGCCTTGTTTGAGTGCCTAACAACAGTCTTATTCGCATTGTTAGCCTAAGTGTATTAATATAATCACTTAAGATGGCACTTTGCCTTATAGTATCTTGTTGCTACACCTCGTGGGCCTGCTTGTTGCTCCCTATgcgcctcctcttccttcaccTCCGCCTATATAACCTCTGCTCGTCCctctcatcaacatcatccCATCTTCAAAGCATCTCAATTTATCAGTATCACATTGCCATTTGGAGGATAACACTGATACCACTTGACCTGCTcgatatttatttattaaaagcatctTACCCTCACACTTTTTCTTTCACAATGCCATATCTCGAAACAACCAGCCAGCAGTCTGTGACAGAGAACTCGTTGTAAGTCACAATGGAGATGTTTCTTCTTGTCAACATTTATCATCTGCCAGCTTTTATGCCAAGTCATCAAATGCATTACACTGAAAGCTTACTTTCTTCTTAACAAATTTCGTTTCACATTCACCTTCCCTTGTTTCCTCAAACTACAAGTTACAGTTTTTGAGCCAAGGTGCGCTTCCTTGTACATCGATTTCATATCTAATTGCCTTTTTTATCATACTTTAGGGATGGGTCAGATTTATGGAGTACCACAGCAAGGAGTGgttctcctcctctgatgCTACAAATCAATCGTCGTGTAGCTACTCAACCAAGCAGCGCAAGAACTACCCGTACACCGCAAAACGGCAGCGAAGACAAAGCTCAAGATTATCTTTTGTTGTGTGTTGGCTCGcaattttctgctgctggtatGTCATGCCATCTGTGCGATATTTCCTTAGCTACCTATAGAACAGGACCTAATAGACACTGCTTTGTGTTAGATAACTCGACCAAGAACCTTGGTGTTTGAACTTAGACACAACGGCTGCTACGCTACCTACTCTACGAAGTCAAATATCACATACGAGCGTCGATAAAGACAATGGATATTATAGTCGACGCTGTACATTGAAGCAAGAATGAAACATTGTGGTTGTTGATTTGTGACCTGCATATGGGTATTTAGGAAGCCTCAAGTGGGATCAGCACTATCTACTTCATTTGTCAATAATGCATCTGATGGGACTCTGTCATTATATACATAACACAGATATAGTATCGTTTGGAGGAATATTATCAATATAATGGCTGTTCGTATTCATTTATTGTTCATCTTTGTGAACTGTAATATCTATCTCGAACTCATTTGTATAGCGGTTACATTGAGCCTCTGAAATCATTTAGGATTTCAACATGGGAGGTCAGAATAGGGTTGGGATTATGGATGAAATTGGAATGAATGGGGCACTAGCACACAAGGGGCCGCTCTTAGTGAATGAACTTAACTTTTTGTTAACTAACATGGTGGAGTTTTTGTTTCGGTGGAGACTAGCAACAGTTGAAAGAGGCTGactgaagaggaaaagaaagcgTATGAAGCGTTTGGGGACTAGCATGGATCGCTTCTCGGGTATTATATCTCCCTGTTGTCTACCTAACAGCATTGAGTTGCAATGCCTTCGAGACACAACCGAGACAATAAGACAGCTCTCAAATCCGCCAGTATCACAAAATTTAAGTGCAACCCTGTTCAATTATTGCACAACAATTTCCTCTCCAACTTATAGACTAAGCATCTGGGCAATTTGACAAAACATTCGAGAATGTAGTTGTTCATGTGCTAAACGAGTGCAATAATACTCAGCACAGATATTTTCCTTTCAATTTAAGCGCAGAATACTTCATCCTAGTTCAACTTAAAAAGGTCTTAAACATCTTGTACTGTAATGCCCTGAACGGATAACCCCCCGCTCTCATTGGTAGCTTGAGCGCCAGTAGCCACTATAAAAATTAGTACCCAGCACCTAAGAAATAAGGCCTATAATGGGGTCCTGTCATACATGCACCCCATATTAAATCCAACAATGTGAAGATTCACGCAGAAATCTCATCCGATCGGCCATGAGACTCCAATTCAAATGCAAAACGATTAGGAACACATCGCTGTAGATCTCGAAGATCACCACGCGATGCTCACAATAGCAATGGATAGagatattctttctttttttgtctatTCATCGGTAAAGCCAtaatcatcaccatcagcgATGCAGAGACCGTTTACCGGCGCCGTGAGATGGCTGCTCCTCAGCGACCTCCACTTCAAACGTTATGACCTGGACCGGGTATGGAAGACGGCCCAATGGATTGTTTCCGAGGCGAAGCGGAACCAGGTCCAGCGGGTGGTGATTTGCGGCGACCTGCTAACCAGCCGCACGATGCAGCCGACGCACGTGCTGTCTGCGTGCTACCGCTTCATCAGCCTCCTCAGCGACGCCGTGCCGCGAGTGCACATCGTGCTGGGCAACCATGATCTCGCCTACCGCCGCGACTACCAGACCACGGCCCTTGATGCCCTCAATATCAGCCGCTTAGCTCCCTATGTATCGCTGCATAGCAGCATTGCCCGCCATGAATGGGACGGCCGGAGCGTCTTGCTGCTCCCGTTTCGCGAGGAGCAGGACGAGCTGGCCGAGGCTGTGGCTGCTCTTGGCCCCAGTGAGGCGAGCAAGACGGTTGCTTTCGCTCATCTCGCCATCAACAAGGCTATCACGCAGAGATACGTGGTTAATACTGGCATCAACAGGCCCTACCCGGCAAATTCCATCACGTATCGCGGCTTGACAGGCCCGGATCGGTTTGCCTCTCTAGCCCGAACATTCACGGGGCATTTTCACAGCCATCAGACCATTATACAGAAACAACCCCGTCACAACAGCACGGTCGATATGAGAGGAAGCATCACGTATCTTGGCTCGCCCTTGCAGCTGAATTGGGCCGATCTCAATGACGAGCAACGAGGTGTCGTCTTGTTCAATCCGGAAACGCTCGAGCACGAATTGCTCACCAACCCGCATGCTGTTGACTATATAACGGCCGATATACACCAAGTTCTCGATGACCAGATTGATAAGGGTACCGTCGAGGGCAAGCATGTCATGCTCCTCGGCGAGCTTACACATATCAAATACGTCACGGCTCGCGAAAAGCTTCTCTCGCTAGGAGTGCGAAGTGTGCGGGACTGGACCCCCGTGGCATTTGCTTTTCGAGCTGGATTCGGCGCATCGGTGCCAGCGAGTGATGCTGCTGTCCAGTTCTTGGAGGAGCCTACCAATGATGAGACTGGCCCAGACATGACAACTGACGCAGCTTTGGATTCTAATCTTTACTCTGAGCCACGAGCTGGAAAACTCGATCTCGTTGGGGAAGTTCGTAAGTATGTCGAAGCATTGGACCTGAACGGGTCTCTTCTCCTGCGACGAGACGAGTTAACGCGGGTTGGCCAGCGAATAATCCATGCCTCCCGCGAGATCGAAGACCAGGATAGCGAGGCTGAAGTTAGCCACCGAGACTTCCTCGACGGGTTGACTCAACCTACTGATACAAGGACCATTACTGAGCCATCGACTGACGTCTTCGTGGCTGAGCCGCGTAGGCTCACTATCACCAACTTTCTTGGCGTGCAGACCACTACCACCATTGACTTCCGACAAGATCTTCCGCGCGGATTGACCTTTTTAGTCGGAAAAAATGGGTCTGGCAAGAGCACAGTCGTCGAGGCGATGGTTTGGTGTCAGTTCGGACAGTGTGTTCGCAGCG is drawn from Trichoderma asperellum chromosome 4, complete sequence and contains these coding sequences:
- a CDS encoding uncharacterized protein (EggNog:ENOG41), with the translated sequence MNLADLLPRSDEEKFLGSEYSERLEKFKPIIIQLYMGNYGPGGKRMTKRQITEFMKDKYAFHLAVNQLEYNLREKWKVRRRILNREKDDVTTALGKRARTGASTSDATLQEGKPLDTKQLKRHLQDKIRRFVVEPMVPGVLSAWNLPYAALIKSIVRQADKPSPFGDLSNTPGYITIKSPRDAIAVSPTAVPSPSTQLVQQTWTYNQSNLFLQGRFQELFINCKREDRIALTNYFHEFWIHTFVTAKYWGRGPLFWTKDMVSAMTDTSFANSGLTPVSPADRPTPLSSISHDGALLQPEQYCRWVIHVTEEHAVPGLWEDYQPPSNFDQNSWMPWPSGHQANRPLTHLMHESLTKSDFTSLSPDNLPISSSLISESISNDPRPLQLESFKFAIMAGNLELVESILGKARQEKDLNRYFMEIYPYHLAATYLDGGNTCCSLLAIIIRHFSGRYAIARNNEDSMGHTVFDCLIISILRSHTNVAPRDVSSGFVDMKRYPGEEKDVCGRWDADSPIIRQLFQRGSYRIPFGWKHPFCHSSVQAVCHNLIAIFFPGNYNPHIRHPSGLFVRLCGNCASGVQGETLFGAVAVLVCLLRLGANIHDKTQVSIDDILGDSSADVCRHASMDADEFMQTIPLETIDLWRPECRTAWSCMLGIFRLAKSGKLHHINKSPPQNSEINEASNDEDDDEDEDECQLFEEHSNDSNFPCGNRQLGLIWAVTQAEMLTYRRILGVDPWISDNFSMDALRQWLDGESEEVQMPLVREEMLQNTTPCGWFVNHHFPFATATSATKQHIMNMDVYHRTSFHSVPDLGDIIYSKKDEERFGTLN